From Ictidomys tridecemlineatus isolate mIctTri1 chromosome 2, mIctTri1.hap1, whole genome shotgun sequence, the proteins below share one genomic window:
- the Polr2e gene encoding DNA-directed RNA polymerases I, II, and III subunit RPABC1, with protein sequence MDDEEETYRLWKIRKTIMQLCHDRGYLVTQDELDQTLEEFKAQFGDKPSEGRPRRTDLTVLVAHNDDPTDQMFVFFPEEPKVGIKTIKVYCQRMQEENITRALIVVQQGMTPSAKQSLVDMAPKYILEQFLQQELLINITEHELVPEHVVMTKEEVTELLARYKLRENQLPRIQAGDPVARYFGIKRGQVVKIIRPSETAGRYITYRLVQ encoded by the exons ATGGACGACGAGGAAGAGACTTACCGGCTCTGGAAGATCCGGAAGACCATCATGCAG CTGTGCCATGACCGTGGCTACCTGGTGACCCAGGATGAGCTGGACCAGACATTGGAGGAGTTCAAAGCCCAGTTTGGGGATAAGCCGAGTGAAGGGCGGCCGCGCCGCACAGACCTCACCGTGCTGGTGGCACACAATGATGACCCCACTGATCAGATGTTCGTCTTTTTCCCAG AGGAGCCCAAGGTGGGGATCAAGACCATTAAGGTTTACTGCCAGCGCATGCAAGAGGAGAACATCACCCGGGCCCTCATCGTGGTGCAGCAGGGCATGACACCCTCTGCCAAGCAG TCTCTGGTGGACATGGCCCCCAAGTACATCCTGGAGCAGTTCCTGCAGCAGGAATTGCTCATCAACATCACGGAGCACGAG CTGGTCCCAGAGCATGTGGTCATGACCAAGGAGGAGGTGACTGAGCTGCTGGCCCGGTA CAAACTCCGAGAGAACCAACTGCCCAGGATCCAGGCAGGGGACCCTGTGGCCCGCTACTTTGGGATAAAGCGAGGGCAG GTGGTGAAGATCATCCGGCCCAGTGAGACTGCGGGCAGGTACATCACCTACCGGCTGGTGCAGTAG